From Gemmatimonadaceae bacterium:
TGCACCCGCTTCACGGCTTCGGCGCGATCGCGCCCCTGACAGATCAACTTTGCCAGCAGCGAGTCGTAGTACGGCGGCACGGTGTAGCCGGCGTAGACGTGCGAGTCGATCCGCACACCCGGTCCCCCGGGCGGATGGAACACGTCGATGCGACCGGGCGACGGCTGAAAATTGCGCGACGGATCCTCCGCATTCACGCGCACCTCGATCACGTGTCCGCGCAGCGGCGGCAACTCGGCAATCGACAACGGCTCTCCCGCGGCCACGCGCAGCTGTTCCTTCACCAGATCCACGCCCGTGAGCATCTCGGTGACGCCGTGCTCGACCTGGATGCGCGTGTTCATTTCCATGAAATAGTACGAGCCATCTTCATCGAGCAGCATCTCGATCGTGCCGGCGCCGACGTAGTCGATGGCTTTCGCGCCGCGGACGGCATCGTGTCCCATCCGCTCCCGTAAGGCAGGCCCAACGGCGGGGCTCGGCGCTTCTTCGATCAACTTCTGGTGGCGGCGCTGCACGGAACAATCGCGTTCGCCTAAATGAATCACCCGGCCGTGCTTGTCGCCCATGATCTGGAACTCGATGTGCCGGGGACGCGAGAGATACTTCTCGACGTACACATCACCGGATCCGAACGCGGACAACGCCTCCGACCGCGCGAGTTGGAACGCGCGCGAGAAATCCTCGGGGTCGTTCGCCACGCGCATGCCCTTGCCGCCGCCGCCCGCCGCCGCCTTGATGATCACCGGAAATCCGATGTCGCGGGCGAAGCCGAGCGCTTCGTCGGCATCTTCGATCGGCCCCGGCGTGCCGGGAACGATGGGGACGCCCACCGCGGCCATGGCCTTGCGCGCCGCCGCCTTGTCTCCCATGACGCGAATCTGCTCGGCCGTCGGTCCGATGAACGCGATGTTCGACGCGGCGCACGTCTCCGCAAACTCCGCGTTCTCGGCGAGGAATCCATAGCCGGGATGGATCGCGTCCGCGCCGGTGATCTCGGCGGCCGCGATGAGGCGCGGAATCTTGAGGTACGAGTCGCGCGCCGGCGGCGGCCCGATACAGACGTCGTCATCGGCGAACCGCACGTGCAGCGACTCGCGGTCCGCCTCCGAATAGACGGCCACCGTCTGAATGCCTAACTCACGACACGCGCGAATCACCCGCAGCGCAATTTCGCCGCGGTTCGCGATCAATACTTTCTTGAACATGCGCGACGGTCAGGAAACCGGGGTTCGGGACGCCCGCCGGGCCTCACGACGTGATGTCGCTCTGGAGCGCGTCCCAGCTCTTGTCGCTCGAGCCCTCGACGCCCTGGACGCGCAATGCGAATTCGCTCGGGTTGGTCGCGAAGAACATCGCGCTCTCGTACGAAATCGCTTTCTTCTTGTACCACTGCATCAGCGATTGGTCGAAACTCTGCATGCCGTACTGCACCGTGCCTTCCTTGATCAGGTCCGGAATGTTGAGCGACTTCGTCATGTCGCGGATCTGATCGCGAACGGCCGCGGTGTTGATGAGGATCTCGCACGCCGGCACCCGCCCCGGCTTGTCGGCGCGCGGCACCAGGCGCAGCGACACCACCGCCGACAGCGCGCTCGCCAGCATGAACCGCACTTCGTTCTGCTGGTGCGGCGCATAGAAGGACAATACCCGGCTGATGGTTTGCGTCGCGTCCGTCGTGTGCAGCGTCGAGAAGACCAGGTGTCCCGTGTCGGCGGCTTTGAGCGCGACCTCGAGCGTCTCGATGTCGCGGATCTCACCGATGAGAATCACGTCGGGATCCTGTCGCAGCACCCGGCGCAGCGCCGCCGCGAAGCTTCCCGTGTCGGCGCCGACTTCGCGCTGATTGATGCTCGAGTTGATGTCGCGGTGCAGGAACTCGATCGGATCTTCGATCGTGATCACGTTCGCGTGGCGCTTCTCGTTGATGTGCTGGATCATCGCGGCGAGCGCCGTCGACTTTCCGGAACCGGTGATTCCCGTCACGAGCACGAGGCCGCGCGGCCGCAACGAAATGTCGGAGATGATTTGCGGGAGATTCAACTCTTCGATCGTGCGCACCTGATACGGCACCGACCGCAGCGCGTACGCGATCGTGCCGCGCTGTTGGTAGACGTTCACGCGAAAGCGCCCGATGCCCGGCACGCCGATCGCGAAGTCGGATTCCTTGTGCTCCGCGAAATCCTTCACCTGCTTGGGCGTCATGATCTGCTCGGCGAGCGCCTTCAGCTCCTCCGGTCTCAGCGGCGGCACATCGAGCGAGCTCAAGTCGCCGTTCACGCGTAGCACCGGCGGACGCCCGACTTTGAGATGCAGGTCGGACGCGTTCTGCTGAATCATCCGCTGCAGCACCGCCTTGAAGTTGAACGCCGGCGCCTGTTGGGCAGGCGCGGTCGGCGACTCCGACGCGCTCGAAACCGCTGGGTTAGCCATTGGGGTCGATCCGGAAGAGGACCTGTCCGTACTCCACCGGGTGCGCATCGCTCACGAGCACTTCGCGCACGATGCCGGCGTACTCGGACTCGATCTCGTTCATGATCTTCATCGCCTCGATGATGCAGAGGATTTCGCCCTTGGCGATGCGTGATCCTTCGCTGACGTACGCCGCCGCGCCGGGCTCCGGCGAGCGATAGAACGTTCCGACCATTGGCGATTTGACCTCGAGCAATTTCGGCTTCGACGGCTCGGCGGGCGGCGACGCGGTCTCGGGCGTGGCCGGAACGCCATCGGCGGGCGTCATGCGACCAGCGGGAAGCGGCGCCGGCATCAACGCCGGCGCCGTCATCGGCACGGCCACCTGAACCGGCGCTGCGGCTGTCGCGAGCCCCATTCCTCTCTGCTGCGGCGTCTTCGAGATGCGGATCTTCATGCCCTTGTCGGACGAGATCTCGATCGAATCTACCGAAGACCCGTCGAGCAACTCGACGAGCTTCTTCACGTAGCGCAGGTCAATCATAGGTGTGTCAGAGATGACTCCCTCCCGACGTCAGCCGACTTCGAGGAGCTCGCGCGAAAATGTCGTGAGAATTCTTGCGCTGTCACGGCCGAGTACCACGTCATCTTCCACGCGAACTCCGCCCCACCCAGCGCGATACACTCCCGGCTCGATCGTGACGACGGCGCGCTCGGGGAGCACCGCCTCCGTCGTCCGCGCCAACCGCGGCGCTTCATGCACTTCGATTCCAATTCCGTGTCCGAGGCTGTGACCGAACGCCTCGCCCAAACCGCGCTCCTCAATGTAGCGTCGAGCCAACGCATCGGCATCTTTGCCGGTCATGCCGGCGCGGACGAGATCGGACGCGCGTTCGTTGGCCGTGCGCACGATGTCGTGCACATCGCGTTGTTCCGGCGTCGCGCGGCCAACGATGACCGTCCGCGTGATGTCGGAGCAATAGCCGTCCACTATGGCACCGAAATCAATGAGAAGGAAGTCGCCCGCGCGAACTTGCCGGCTGCCGGCTCGGGCGTGCGGCAGCGCCGATCGTTCGCCCGACGCGACGATCGTCTCGAACGGGAAGCCGGTGCTGCCCGCATCGCGCAGCGCCAGCTCGAGGGCGCCGGCAATTTCGAGCTCCGTCTGTCCTGCACGCACTCCGGCCAACGTTCGCTCGAGCGCGCGCTCCGCGACGCGTGCGGCCGACGTGATGCTCTCGATCTCGCCCGCGTCTTTCTGCTCGCGCAGCGTCTCGACCAGATCCGTCGTTGCGCGCCACTGCCAGCGCGCACCGGCATTCAACAATCGCTCGAAATCGCGGTGCACCAGATACGCCGACTCGAATCCCACGACCTCGAGACCCGTCATGTCGGCCATCTGCCGCCAGACACCGGTCCACAAGCTCTGCGCTTCGATGGCGACGCGCGCCGGGTCGCCCACTTCTTCCTTTACTTGAGTGGCGTAGCGAAAGTCGGTGACGAGCAGCAGGTCGCGCTCCGACACGACGACGATCGCGCTCGAGCCGGAGAATCCGGTGAGGTACCGGATGTTAGGCAGGCTCGTGATCAGCAGGCCGTCGAGGTGCGCTGCGCGCAGCGCGGCGGCGAGCGCCGCCACGCGCTCGGACCGGCGGTCACTCACGCTCGAGGGAGGCGACGATCCCGCGGAGCGCGAGCTCGTAGCCGCGCGCGCCGAATCCGCACACCAACGCGAGGGCGCTCGGGGCGAGCATCGACTGCCGGCGCTCCGGTTCGCGCGCGAAGATGTTGCTCAGGTGCACTTCGACGAACGGCACCTGCACGGCGGCGAACGCATCGCGGATGGCGAGGCTGCTGTGGCTGTACGCGCCGGCATTGATGAGCGCGCCATCGACGCGGCCGCGCAGCGATTGAATGACATCCACCAACTCGCCTTCTCCGTTCCGTTGGGCGAATTCCACTTCTACGTGCAGGTCGCGCGCGATGTGGCGCAGGTGCTGTTCGATGTCGTCCAGCGATTGGCGTCCGTACAACTCCGGCTCTCGAACGCCGAGCAGATTGAGATTTGGTCCGTTGAGGACGGCGATGCGCACTACTTCTTCAGGCCCTCGAGCCATTGATGGAAGAGCTCGAGGTCGGCGTCGTCGCCGCGGCGTGCTGCGGGCGGGGTGGACCCGGGGGCGGACGCGCGCTCGGCGGCGCCCTCCGGCTCCGCGTCGCGCGGGGCAAAGAATTCGTCGAAGGTTTGCGGGGTGCTCTCGTGCGCACCGCCGCCGAAGACGTCGTCCAGCGACAGGGCGTCGGCCGCGGCCCGCGCCGCGCGGCCGCCTCCGTTAGGCATCCCGGCCTCGGCGCCGAACGCGCCGGCGAGGGTGGCCGCCGCCTGCTCGTCGGCCGCCGACGCGCTCCGGTCCTGGAACAGCTCGGTGAACGACAGCACGCGGTTAGGCGTGAACGCGGGCGCCGGCTCCGCCCCGGCCGGCTCCGGGGGCGCCTCGGCCGCCTCCGCCGCGACGTCGCGTTCGGTCGCCGGCGGCGCCGCCGCCGTCTCGGGCTCTGCAGGCGCGACGTCGGCGATGCTCGCTTCGTCCGCCTCCGGCGCCGTCCAGTCGGCCGATGCCAGCTGCTCGATGGGCGGCTCCTCGCCAGCGACCTCTGCTCCGGAAGACACCGGCGCAGCCGCTTCGTTAGGCGACGCGCCGTCGGCGGCGTCGGCGACGACGGCGGCGGCGACCTCCTCCGCGGGCGCAGACGCCGCGGCCGGCTCGGCCGGCTTGCTTTCGTCAGGCGATGGGACCGCGGGCTGAGGCGCGGCGGCCTCCGCGTCTAACGGCGGCAGTTCCTCCGCCAGAGCGGACGACGCCGCCGGCGCCGGCACCGCCGCGAGGTCGGTCTCCGTGCGCACGCCCGGCGGCCGGCGGTTCGCGAAGCGGCCGAAGAACGCGCGCACCGTCCGCTCCACCGGCGCCGCCGGCGCCGGCTGCTCCAATCGCGCGATGCGATTCAGCAGCGACATGTCTCCCGGCCGCTGCGCCAGCAACAATCGATAGATGTCGAGCGCCTGCTCGCGATGCCCTTGCTGCAAGTACAACTCGGCCATCGTCTCAGTGATGAACGCCGCGGGCAACGGTTCATCGTGCGACGACGACTCGCCGTCGGCGTGCGCCGCGGCACCCGCCGCAGGCGCCTCGAGCTCCGACGCATGCTGCGCCGGCGCTGCGGCATCGGCCGGCGCGTCGAGCATTGGCGGCTCGAGCGGCGGCAGCGCCTCGGCTTCCCCGAACGACGACAACACGTCGTAGTCGAAGTCGAGATCCTTCTTGGCCGGCACCTCCGGGGGCGTCGCCGGAGCTGATTCGTTGGCGGGCACCGGCGGCTGCGCGGATGCGGTGCTCGCCTCCGGATTGATGTCGCCCCAACCGATGGGCTCACCGGCGGGCGATGCCGGCGTGCTGCCGGCGGGCGCTTCGAGCTCCCGCAGCAGCGCTTCGACCTCTTCATTCTGCGGATCGACCTCGAGCAGGCGCTTGTACCAGCCCAGCGCACCACTGGCGTCGCCTTTGGCGCGCGCGATGTCGCCTAACTGACGGAGGCCGATCAGGTTTTCGGGATCGAGCCCGAGCGCCGTCTCGAAGGTGGCCCGCGCTTCATCCAGTTGGCCGGTCTCGTACAACGCCTGGCCCAGGACGATATAACCGCTGATGTACGTCGGCTGCAGCGGCACGTGCGCGCGACAGATCTCGATCGCGGTGTCCAGTTCACCCCGCTTCCGATATTCGTTCGCGAGACGCGCGAACACGCGCCGCGGATTCTCGGCGAATTGCTTGAGGAGGTCGTCGATCAGCGCGGAACTGGCCATTCAAAGCCCTCGGGAATGGCGCCCAGGCAGGCGGTTAGAGGCGGCTCAAGATACAACTCAGTGACGATTCAAGTCAATCGGAAGTGACACGCTGTCTTGCTTTTACGCCGCCGCCGCCGGTAGATTTCGCGGTTCGCGGAGGGCACGTCGAGCGACCCCTTGCCCGCGAGCCTTCCCCCTTGTTCGACACGGAGTGACTTCTCGTGCTGCATGTCTTTCGGGCGCACGCCAAGTGGATTTGGTACCTGGTCATCCCCGCCTTTCTGATCTGGTTCGTTTATATCG
This genomic window contains:
- the accC gene encoding acetyl-CoA carboxylase biotin carboxylase subunit, giving the protein MFKKVLIANRGEIALRVIRACRELGIQTVAVYSEADRESLHVRFADDDVCIGPPPARDSYLKIPRLIAAAEITGADAIHPGYGFLAENAEFAETCAASNIAFIGPTAEQIRVMGDKAAARKAMAAVGVPIVPGTPGPIEDADEALGFARDIGFPVIIKAAAGGGGKGMRVANDPEDFSRAFQLARSEALSAFGSGDVYVEKYLSRPRHIEFQIMGDKHGRVIHLGERDCSVQRRHQKLIEEAPSPAVGPALRERMGHDAVRGAKAIDYVGAGTIEMLLDEDGSYYFMEMNTRIQVEHGVTEMLTGVDLVKEQLRVAAGEPLSIAELPPLRGHVIEVRVNAEDPSRNFQPSPGRIDVFHPPGGPGVRIDSHVYAGYTVPPYYDSLLAKLICQGRDRAEAVKRVQVALESFVLEGVTTTIPFLARVMQNAAFQAGQVDTKFLEREASLLREP
- a CDS encoding type IV pilus twitching motility protein PilT produces the protein MANPAVSSASESPTAPAQQAPAFNFKAVLQRMIQQNASDLHLKVGRPPVLRVNGDLSSLDVPPLRPEELKALAEQIMTPKQVKDFAEHKESDFAIGVPGIGRFRVNVYQQRGTIAYALRSVPYQVRTIEELNLPQIISDISLRPRGLVLVTGITGSGKSTALAAMIQHINEKRHANVITIEDPIEFLHRDINSSINQREVGADTGSFAAALRRVLRQDPDVILIGEIRDIETLEVALKAADTGHLVFSTLHTTDATQTISRVLSFYAPHQQNEVRFMLASALSAVVSLRLVPRADKPGRVPACEILINTAAVRDQIRDMTKSLNIPDLIKEGTVQYGMQSFDQSLMQWYKKKAISYESAMFFATNPSEFALRVQGVEGSSDKSWDALQSDITS
- the accB gene encoding acetyl-CoA carboxylase biotin carboxyl carrier protein, yielding MIDLRYVKKLVELLDGSSVDSIEISSDKGMKIRISKTPQQRGMGLATAAAPVQVAVPMTAPALMPAPLPAGRMTPADGVPATPETASPPAEPSKPKLLEVKSPMVGTFYRSPEPGAAAYVSEGSRIAKGEILCIIEAMKIMNEIESEYAGIVREVLVSDAHPVEYGQVLFRIDPNG
- a CDS encoding Xaa-Pro peptidase family protein; amino-acid sequence: MSDRRSERVAALAAALRAAHLDGLLITSLPNIRYLTGFSGSSAIVVVSERDLLLVTDFRYATQVKEEVGDPARVAIEAQSLWTGVWRQMADMTGLEVVGFESAYLVHRDFERLLNAGARWQWRATTDLVETLREQKDAGEIESITSAARVAERALERTLAGVRAGQTELEIAGALELALRDAGSTGFPFETIVASGERSALPHARAGSRQVRAGDFLLIDFGAIVDGYCSDITRTVIVGRATPEQRDVHDIVRTANERASDLVRAGMTGKDADALARRYIEERGLGEAFGHSLGHGIGIEVHEAPRLARTTEAVLPERAVVTIEPGVYRAGWGGVRVEDDVVLGRDSARILTTFSRELLEVG
- the aroQ gene encoding type II 3-dehydroquinate dehydratase codes for the protein MARGPEEVVRIAVLNGPNLNLLGVREPELYGRQSLDDIEQHLRHIARDLHVEVEFAQRNGEGELVDVIQSLRGRVDGALINAGAYSHSSLAIRDAFAAVQVPFVEVHLSNIFAREPERRQSMLAPSALALVCGFGARGYELALRGIVASLERE
- a CDS encoding tetratricopeptide repeat protein — encoded protein: MASSALIDDLLKQFAENPRRVFARLANEYRKRGELDTAIEICRAHVPLQPTYISGYIVLGQALYETGQLDEARATFETALGLDPENLIGLRQLGDIARAKGDASGALGWYKRLLEVDPQNEEVEALLRELEAPAGSTPASPAGEPIGWGDINPEASTASAQPPVPANESAPATPPEVPAKKDLDFDYDVLSSFGEAEALPPLEPPMLDAPADAAAPAQHASELEAPAAGAAAHADGESSSHDEPLPAAFITETMAELYLQQGHREQALDIYRLLLAQRPGDMSLLNRIARLEQPAPAAPVERTVRAFFGRFANRRPPGVRTETDLAAVPAPAASSALAEELPPLDAEAAAPQPAVPSPDESKPAEPAAASAPAEEVAAAVVADAADGASPNEAAAPVSSGAEVAGEEPPIEQLASADWTAPEADEASIADVAPAEPETAAAPPATERDVAAEAAEAPPEPAGAEPAPAFTPNRVLSFTELFQDRSASAADEQAAATLAGAFGAEAGMPNGGGRAARAAADALSLDDVFGGGAHESTPQTFDEFFAPRDAEPEGAAERASAPGSTPPAARRGDDADLELFHQWLEGLKK